The Methanoplanus sp. FWC-SCC4 genome has a window encoding:
- a CDS encoding PEGA domain-containing protein, whose translation MPPPDFFNRFFFLSLICIFLILAAIASPASAEVKKGTLVISSEPKGALIYLNDEDTGLYTNTVIEDVYPGIHFVRLEMPGYRTWEKIFEVKEGQITKVGTELEAVTGGAYSITTRPEGARIFVDGEFQGISNTVLYGLLTGEHEILLTLENYSDFKKTVLIREDLPGSLTHVFESLPVKGRIIFTSAPLGADIFLNENLTGITPFTLDETEPGIYDVRIKMPGYETWEKTLSVEAGRITEITAELVPAKAEILIETVPDGASVVIDGVLKGDTPLTVSTEQGEHGIIIYRFGYENISETFRTGYQGIKLSYTLVSKAPVAISDAESVIERNLIYSPKEAQILLEKARTSYTKGDSEGAILLAERAIKKAQDVDSDGIYNSEDILPSVNNLPVYISPFMIITFFCYLLYNDFKNHTVVPKLRIEMPDIVKSSDNLAKALVGIEIEGRYRGLVCTVYIDGAVLDHIAETGTFEINISGYSYGVHRLNAHLQVIKERYGKAEVTATRQFSVEG comes from the coding sequence ATGCCACCCCCTGATTTTTTTAACCGGTTCTTTTTTTTATCCCTGATATGCATTTTTTTAATCCTTGCAGCCATTGCCTCCCCCGCCTCTGCCGAAGTAAAGAAAGGTACGCTTGTAATAAGTTCTGAACCAAAAGGCGCTCTTATTTATCTTAATGATGAAGATACGGGCCTGTACACAAACACAGTTATCGAGGATGTGTACCCGGGGATTCACTTTGTAAGGCTTGAGATGCCCGGATACAGAACATGGGAGAAGATATTTGAGGTTAAGGAAGGACAGATTACAAAGGTCGGAACAGAGCTCGAGGCTGTAACGGGGGGTGCATATTCGATTACCACAAGGCCGGAGGGGGCACGGATTTTTGTGGACGGAGAATTTCAGGGGATTTCAAACACTGTTTTATACGGCCTTTTGACAGGTGAGCATGAGATTCTCCTGACACTTGAAAACTATTCAGATTTTAAAAAGACGGTTTTAATAAGAGAGGATTTGCCCGGCTCCCTGACACATGTATTTGAAAGCCTGCCGGTTAAAGGGAGAATCATATTTACCTCAGCCCCTTTGGGCGCTGATATTTTCCTAAACGAAAACTTAACAGGCATTACCCCCTTCACCCTTGACGAGACGGAGCCGGGAATCTATGATGTCCGGATAAAGATGCCGGGATATGAAACATGGGAGAAGACTCTCAGTGTTGAGGCGGGAAGGATTACTGAGATCACGGCAGAGCTGGTTCCTGCAAAAGCGGAGATATTAATAGAGACAGTCCCTGATGGTGCATCCGTTGTGATCGACGGCGTGCTGAAGGGGGATACTCCGTTAACAGTTTCCACAGAGCAGGGGGAGCACGGGATCATAATTTACAGATTCGGTTATGAAAATATCTCTGAAACATTCAGAACCGGTTATCAGGGAATAAAACTCTCATACACCCTTGTATCGAAAGCTCCGGTGGCAATCTCCGATGCCGAATCGGTCATTGAGAGAAACCTGATATACAGCCCAAAGGAAGCACAGATTCTACTTGAAAAGGCCAGAACAAGTTATACCAAAGGCGACTCTGAGGGTGCGATTCTTCTCGCTGAAAGGGCTATAAAAAAAGCTCAGGATGTGGACTCAGACGGCATTTATAATAGTGAGGACATTCTCCCGTCTGTAAACAACCTGCCGGTTTACATATCACCGTTCATGATCATCACTTTTTTTTGTTATCTCCTCTATAATGATTTTAAAAATCATACAGTAGTGCCGAAATTAAGGATTGAAATGCCGGATATTGTAAAGTCATCCGATAATCTGGCAAAAGCTCTTGTCGGGATAGAGATTGAAGGCAGATACCGCGGTCTTGTATGCACAGTCTACATCGACGGTGCTGTTCTGGATCATATTGCCGAAACCGGAACATTTGAGATAAACATCTCAGGCTATTCGTATGGTGTCCACAGGCTGAATGCCCATCTTCAGGTTATAAAGGAGAGATACGGAAAGGCAGAGGTGACAGCCACAAGGCAGTTTTCAGTTGAGGGATAA
- a CDS encoding ArsB/NhaD family transporter yields MLTQYPLIPLATLASVLLLIAIRNILRFKISIWQIMCGGAAFVLLTGSITPKDALMAVSPDVMLFLSGVFIIGAGLFKSGVLESLSNRIFSKAKNQDVFLLSFIFLTGLLSAVLMNDTVAIIAAPLAVTLSKKFRLPPEMLLLALAFSVTTGSVASPVGNPQNLLIATMSGIENPFFAFLYYLGLPTLLSLIFVYLCLRFLYREHFKDDFCTDEKREPSGFWFFDPSFLSLLILAGLILSSAVLSGYGIHIPLFSIAIISALPLLLFSKKRMEILREADWHTLLFFAAMFVLMQSVWNTGFFQAFFEGSGCFSFTPALTMLMGLIVSQFISNVPFVALFMPLVLSSGAGPNVLMSLAAGSTLAGNLLLFGAASNIIIVQNAEKKGICIGFLRFAKAGVLITGGQVVIYLLYILTIS; encoded by the coding sequence TTGCTTACGCAGTATCCGTTAATACCCCTGGCAACTCTCGCGTCAGTTCTTCTTTTAATTGCGATTAGGAATATTCTCAGGTTTAAAATCAGCATCTGGCAGATAATGTGCGGAGGAGCGGCTTTTGTTCTTCTGACCGGCAGTATAACCCCAAAAGATGCATTAATGGCAGTCAGTCCTGATGTCATGCTCTTTTTGTCCGGCGTTTTTATTATAGGGGCAGGACTCTTCAAAAGCGGTGTTCTCGAATCACTATCAAACAGAATATTTTCAAAAGCAAAAAATCAGGACGTATTTCTCCTCTCATTCATTTTTTTAACAGGTTTGCTCTCGGCGGTTTTAATGAACGACACTGTTGCAATAATCGCAGCCCCCCTTGCAGTAACCCTCTCGAAAAAATTCAGACTGCCTCCTGAAATGCTTCTTCTGGCACTTGCTTTTTCGGTTACAACGGGCAGCGTGGCAAGTCCGGTAGGAAACCCGCAGAATCTTCTGATTGCAACGATGTCCGGCATTGAAAACCCGTTCTTTGCCTTTTTATATTACCTCGGACTGCCCACACTCCTCTCCCTTATTTTCGTATATCTCTGTCTTAGATTTCTATACAGGGAGCATTTTAAAGACGATTTTTGCACAGATGAGAAAAGGGAGCCATCCGGATTTTGGTTCTTTGATCCCTCATTTTTATCTCTCTTAATTCTTGCAGGGCTGATCCTTTCATCTGCTGTTTTGTCAGGATACGGTATCCATATTCCCCTCTTTTCAATCGCCATAATATCGGCACTGCCTCTTCTTTTGTTCTCCAAAAAAAGAATGGAGATATTAAGGGAGGCCGACTGGCATACCCTTCTCTTCTTCGCCGCAATGTTTGTCCTCATGCAGAGTGTATGGAACACCGGATTCTTCCAGGCGTTTTTTGAGGGTTCAGGCTGCTTTTCCTTCACTCCTGCCCTGACGATGCTAATGGGACTTATCGTAAGCCAGTTTATCTCAAATGTTCCGTTCGTGGCTCTCTTTATGCCGCTTGTGCTCTCTTCGGGTGCAGGACCGAATGTCTTAATGTCGCTTGCCGCAGGAAGCACACTTGCCGGAAATCTTCTGCTCTTTGGTGCCGCAAGCAACATCATAATCGTTCAGAATGCTGAAAAAAAAGGTATATGCATTGGATTTCTTCGGTTTGCAAAGGCCGGCGTTCTGATTACCGGAGGGCAGGTTGTGATATACCTGTTGTACATCCTGACGATATCCTGA